One stretch of Actinacidiphila sp. DG2A-62 DNA includes these proteins:
- a CDS encoding HNH endonuclease signature motif containing protein produces the protein MAGAGSARRRYSDDELAAAVAASTCLREVAVALGAEPASGTLSHLSRRIDAARIDRSHFPARRRQPPLPSFGEAELASAAARATSIRGVARALGVPDDGRARAALGRMLRAHGTDTSHFGGVRRDVPDARLRQAVAASTGYAAVARALGLEAGYATHRWLRRQVSRLGLDTAHFVRRPWAAARPPRSRASAEGVLVVLPAGSARTNRARLHRALQEIGVPHRCAECGNSGQWRGRPITLQIDHANGDWRDNRAANLRYLCPNCHAVTETWGRGGRRAAREADGP, from the coding sequence ATGGCGGGGGCGGGGAGCGCGCGCCGCAGGTACTCGGACGACGAACTGGCCGCGGCCGTCGCCGCGTCGACGTGCCTGCGCGAGGTCGCCGTCGCCCTCGGCGCGGAGCCGGCCAGCGGCACGCTGTCGCATCTGTCGCGACGGATCGACGCCGCGCGGATCGACCGAAGCCACTTCCCGGCCCGGCGACGGCAGCCGCCGCTGCCGTCCTTCGGCGAGGCGGAGCTTGCTTCCGCCGCCGCCCGCGCCACCAGCATCCGGGGCGTGGCGCGGGCGCTGGGCGTGCCGGACGACGGCCGCGCCCGGGCGGCACTCGGCCGGATGCTGCGGGCGCACGGCACGGACACCTCCCACTTCGGCGGCGTGCGCCGCGACGTCCCCGACGCGCGCCTGCGGCAGGCCGTGGCGGCGTCGACCGGCTACGCCGCGGTGGCCCGGGCACTCGGCCTCGAAGCGGGATACGCCACGCACCGGTGGCTGCGCCGGCAGGTGTCGCGGCTGGGGCTGGACACCGCGCACTTCGTCCGGCGTCCGTGGGCCGCGGCCCGGCCGCCCCGGAGCCGCGCGAGCGCGGAAGGGGTCCTGGTGGTGCTGCCCGCGGGTTCCGCGCGGACGAACCGCGCACGCCTCCACCGGGCGCTCCAGGAGATCGGCGTACCGCACCGCTGTGCGGAGTGCGGCAACAGCGGGCAGTGGCGGGGGCGGCCGATCACGCTCCAGATCGACCACGCGAACGGCGACTGGCGCGACAACCGGGCCGCCAACCTCCGCTACCTGTGCCCGAACTGCCATGCCGTCACCGAGACCTGGGGGCGGGGAGGGCGGCGGGCGGCGCGGGAAGCGGACGGACCGTGA
- the rdgB gene encoding RdgB/HAM1 family non-canonical purine NTP pyrophosphatase, which translates to MTTRLVLATRNAHKVGELRAILGAAGLDVELVGADAYPEIPDVKETGVTFAENALLKARALADATGLPAVADDSGLCVDVLGGAPGIFSARWAGKHGDDLANLDLLLAQLGDIDHPHRGAHFACAAALALPGGATRVTEGRLTGTLRHTPAGTGGFGYDPILEPDEGPDAFRGRTCAELTPEEKNSISHRGKAFRALTPHITELLA; encoded by the coding sequence ATGACCACCCGCCTCGTCCTCGCCACCCGCAACGCCCACAAGGTCGGAGAACTGCGCGCGATCCTCGGCGCCGCCGGGCTCGACGTCGAACTCGTCGGCGCCGACGCCTACCCCGAGATCCCCGACGTCAAGGAGACCGGCGTCACCTTCGCCGAGAACGCGCTGCTCAAGGCCCGCGCGCTCGCCGACGCCACCGGCCTGCCCGCGGTCGCCGACGACTCGGGGCTCTGCGTCGACGTCCTCGGCGGCGCCCCCGGCATCTTCTCCGCGCGCTGGGCCGGCAAGCACGGCGACGACCTCGCCAACCTCGACCTGCTGCTCGCCCAGCTCGGCGACATCGACCACCCGCACCGCGGCGCCCACTTCGCCTGCGCCGCCGCCCTCGCGCTGCCCGGCGGCGCCACCCGCGTCACCGAGGGCCGCCTCACCGGAACCCTCCGCCACACCCCCGCCGGCACCGGCGGCTTCGGCTACGACCCGATCCTCGAACCCGACGAGGGCCCCGACGCCTTCCGCGGCCGCACCTGTGCCGAGCTGACCCCCGAGGAGAAGAACTCCATCAGCCACCGCGGCAAGGCCTTCCGCGCCCTCACCCCCCACATCACCGAACTCCTGGCCTGA
- a CDS encoding aminotransferase class V-fold PLP-dependent enzyme: MTAPQSTGGLAGYAERFEAPDGYLDFARYGPPSRDVLDAVAGALGRSARADQHTVNDLMRADAEARGAAARLAGADPAHTVLLPNTSTGLFHAAFGLPEGTVLVPAGEFPANHYPWRRAAALGRVRPRMLPPDPLGRITPDAVRAALTDDTVALSVSAVDFRTGFRADLAGLREAIGPDRLLIVDAVQGFGVADLPWQAADVLVTGGQKWLRAGWSTGFAVLGQRALDRLEPVLTGWTGIEDVALFDDEEHPPAADARRWSITNLSPVAAAALAAALALVERTTVAAIEAHVAERVGELLDAVRRHGGRVLSPTEPARRAGIVSFALPGTAPADIARALHAHGIAPTVRVDSVRLSPHASTPRSAAERVSAALGSLR, translated from the coding sequence ATGACCGCCCCGCAGTCCACCGGCGGCCTGGCCGGATACGCCGAACGCTTCGAGGCGCCCGACGGCTACCTCGACTTCGCCCGCTACGGGCCGCCGTCCCGCGACGTGCTCGACGCCGTCGCCGGCGCGCTCGGCCGCTCCGCGCGCGCCGACCAGCACACCGTGAACGACCTGATGCGCGCCGACGCCGAGGCCCGCGGCGCCGCCGCCCGGCTCGCCGGCGCCGACCCCGCGCACACCGTGCTGCTGCCGAACACCTCGACCGGGCTGTTCCACGCGGCGTTCGGCCTCCCCGAGGGAACCGTGCTGGTGCCCGCGGGGGAGTTCCCGGCCAACCACTACCCGTGGCGCCGCGCCGCCGCGCTCGGCCGGGTCCGCCCCCGGATGCTGCCGCCCGACCCGCTCGGCCGGATCACCCCCGACGCGGTCCGCGCCGCGCTCACCGACGACACCGTGGCCCTGTCCGTCAGCGCCGTCGACTTCCGCACCGGCTTCCGCGCCGACCTCGCCGGGCTGCGCGAGGCCATCGGCCCCGACCGGCTGCTGATCGTCGACGCCGTCCAGGGCTTCGGCGTCGCCGACCTGCCCTGGCAGGCCGCCGACGTCCTCGTCACCGGCGGCCAGAAATGGCTGCGGGCCGGCTGGTCCACCGGCTTCGCCGTGCTCGGCCAACGCGCCCTGGACCGCCTCGAACCCGTCCTCACCGGCTGGACCGGCATCGAGGACGTCGCCCTCTTCGACGACGAGGAGCACCCGCCGGCCGCCGACGCACGGCGCTGGAGCATCACCAACCTCAGCCCGGTCGCCGCGGCCGCCCTCGCCGCGGCCCTCGCGCTGGTCGAGCGCACCACCGTCGCCGCGATCGAGGCGCACGTCGCCGAGCGGGTGGGCGAGCTCCTCGACGCCGTACGCCGCCACGGCGGCCGGGTGCTCTCCCCGACCGAGCCCGCGCGCCGCGCCGGCATCGTCTCCTTCGCCCTCCCCGGCACCGCCCCCGCGGACATCGCGCGGGCCCTGCACGCCCACGGCATCGCCCCGACCGTCCGCGTCGACTCCGTCCGCCTGTCGCCCCACGCGTCGACGCCGCGATCGGCGGCGGAGCGAGTGAGCGCGGCGCTCGGGTCGCTGCGCTAG
- a CDS encoding DUF445 domain-containing protein, protein MAGDEAAGAAARDRPAPHGGGSAPPGGGLAGRAGQPARPGGPGATPTRSTGPAGPAGPARPAGPAGPGGPGGGEPDAERMRGVRRMKLIATAFLLTATLVYALGKWADARGAGAWAGYVAAAAEAGMVGALADWFAVTALFRRPLGLPIPHTAIIPTKKDALGESLGDFVGENFLSSDVVRARLRSVGVGARLGRWVGEPGNADKVTEQAAAALRGVLTVLRDSDVQAVVSEAITRRAEAREVAPGLGRLLDRVVADGGHHRVVDLVCVRAHDWLVAHGDSVMQAVQGGAPGWTPRFVDRRVGERVYKELLRFVTEMRDSPGHPARGAVDRFLADFAGELQEDPETRARVERLKKDLLARGEVQELIGSAWGAVRAMVVAAAEDERSELRLRTRASLLALGARLDCDPRLQAKVDGWLEDAATYLVTTYRDEITSLISETVAGWDAEVTSRKVEAHVGRDLQFIRINGTVVGALAGLLIYALTRLAT, encoded by the coding sequence ATGGCTGGGGACGAAGCGGCGGGCGCGGCGGCGCGGGATCGGCCCGCACCGCATGGCGGCGGATCGGCGCCGCCCGGCGGCGGGCTCGCGGGCCGGGCCGGGCAGCCGGCGCGACCGGGCGGACCCGGTGCGACGCCGACGCGGTCGACGGGTCCGGCGGGGCCGGCAGGTCCGGCGCGGCCGGCGGGGCCGGCGGGGCCGGGCGGACCCGGCGGCGGGGAGCCGGACGCGGAGCGGATGCGCGGCGTGCGGCGGATGAAGCTGATCGCGACCGCGTTCCTGCTGACCGCGACGCTCGTGTACGCGCTGGGCAAGTGGGCCGACGCGCGCGGCGCGGGCGCGTGGGCCGGTTATGTCGCGGCGGCGGCCGAGGCGGGCATGGTGGGCGCGCTCGCGGACTGGTTCGCGGTCACCGCGCTGTTCCGCCGGCCGCTCGGGCTGCCGATCCCGCACACCGCGATCATCCCGACGAAGAAGGACGCGCTGGGCGAGAGCCTCGGCGACTTCGTCGGCGAGAACTTCCTGTCCTCGGACGTGGTGCGGGCGCGGCTGCGCTCGGTGGGCGTGGGCGCGCGGCTGGGCCGCTGGGTGGGCGAGCCGGGGAACGCCGACAAGGTGACCGAGCAGGCCGCGGCGGCGCTGCGCGGGGTGCTGACGGTGCTGCGCGACTCCGATGTGCAGGCGGTGGTGAGCGAGGCGATCACGCGGCGCGCGGAGGCGCGGGAGGTGGCGCCAGGTCTGGGCCGGCTGCTGGACCGGGTGGTGGCGGACGGCGGCCATCACCGGGTGGTGGACCTGGTGTGCGTGCGCGCGCACGACTGGCTGGTGGCGCACGGCGACTCGGTGATGCAGGCGGTGCAGGGCGGCGCGCCGGGGTGGACGCCGCGGTTCGTGGACCGCAGGGTCGGCGAGCGGGTCTACAAGGAGCTGCTGCGGTTCGTCACCGAGATGCGGGACTCCCCCGGGCACCCGGCGCGCGGCGCGGTGGACCGGTTCCTGGCGGACTTCGCGGGCGAGCTGCAGGAGGACCCGGAGACCCGGGCGCGGGTGGAGCGACTGAAGAAGGACCTGCTGGCGCGGGGCGAGGTGCAGGAGCTGATCGGCTCGGCGTGGGGCGCGGTGCGCGCGATGGTGGTGGCCGCGGCGGAGGACGAGCGCAGCGAGCTGCGGTTGCGCACGCGGGCGTCGCTGCTGGCGCTGGGCGCGCGGCTGGACTGCGATCCGCGGCTGCAGGCGAAGGTGGACGGGTGGCTGGAGGACGCGGCGACGTATCTGGTCACCACCTACCGGGACGAGATCACGTCGCTGATCAGCGAGACGGTGGCGGGGTGGGACGCGGAGGTGACGTCCCGCAAGGTCGAGGCGCACGTGGGGCGTGATCTGCAGTTCATCCGCATCAACGGCACGGTCGTCGGAGCCCTGGCCGGCCTGCTGATCTACGCCCTCACCCGGCTGGCCACGTGA
- a CDS encoding fumarylacetoacetate hydrolase family protein, which translates to MKLLRIGPAGAERPALLDPEGTLRDLSGLVADIDGGLLADAAALERIAAAASDGSLPALEPGDRIGPPLARIGKIVCIGLNYHDHAAETGAEPPAEPVVFMKAPDTVVGPDDTVLVPRGSTKTDWEVELAVVIGRELRYAADHGEAMAAVAGYAIAHDVSEREFQIERGGQWDKGKNCETFNPLGPWLVTADEVPDPQALALKLWVNGELKQDGSTARQIFPVAEVVRYLSHFMTLYPGDVINTGTPAGVAMGHPEPKPYLRPGDVVELSVAGLGTQRQELKQA; encoded by the coding sequence GTGAAACTGCTGCGGATCGGCCCCGCCGGGGCAGAGCGGCCGGCCCTGCTGGACCCGGAGGGCACGCTGCGCGACCTGTCCGGGCTGGTCGCCGACATCGACGGCGGACTGCTCGCGGACGCCGCCGCGCTGGAGCGGATCGCCGCCGCGGCGAGCGACGGCTCGCTGCCCGCGCTGGAGCCCGGCGACCGGATCGGCCCGCCGCTGGCCCGGATCGGCAAGATCGTCTGCATCGGCCTGAACTACCACGACCACGCGGCGGAGACCGGCGCCGAGCCCCCGGCCGAGCCGGTGGTGTTCATGAAGGCGCCGGACACCGTGGTCGGCCCCGACGACACCGTGCTGGTGCCGCGCGGCAGCACCAAAACCGACTGGGAGGTGGAGCTGGCCGTGGTGATCGGGCGGGAGCTGCGGTACGCGGCCGACCACGGGGAGGCGATGGCCGCGGTGGCCGGCTACGCGATCGCGCACGACGTCTCGGAGCGGGAGTTCCAGATCGAGCGCGGCGGCCAGTGGGACAAGGGCAAGAACTGCGAGACGTTCAACCCGCTGGGCCCGTGGCTGGTCACCGCGGACGAGGTGCCGGACCCGCAGGCGCTTGCGCTGAAGCTGTGGGTGAACGGGGAGCTGAAGCAGGACGGCTCGACCGCGCGGCAGATCTTCCCGGTGGCCGAGGTGGTGCGCTATCTCAGCCACTTCATGACGCTGTACCCGGGGGACGTGATCAACACCGGCACCCCGGCGGGCGTCGCGATGGGGCATCCGGAGCCCAAGCCGTATCTGCGTCCGGGAGATGTGGTGGAGCTGAGCGTGGCGGGCCTGGGCACGCAGCGCCAGGAGCTGAAGCAGGCCTGA
- a CDS encoding transglycosylase domain-containing protein encodes MSEASSASGRTGLRRLLPTWRMLVGGTLIALLLLVGAFFVGYALVSVPDPNAAAVAQNNVYLYADGKTEITRDGAVNRQNVPLADVAKTAQYAVLSAEDRTFYHESAVSPKAMLRAAWNTATGKGRQSGSTITQQYVKNYYLNQNQTASRKIKEFFIAIKLDRNETKDQILEGYLNTSYYGRNAYGIQAASQAYFGKDAADLTTAQGAYLATLLNAPSEYDLAAHPENAPAAKARWNYVLDGMVKEGWLTRSERDATPFPAIGKPRPIASKAGQRGYIVEAVDQYLTDHHIVSSEDLQAGGYRIVTTIQKPKEDALTTAAQRHVYDKRSDNKAGRAVHAGAVSIDPATGDVVALYGGVDYTKQYVSTATNHTYQPGSTFKPVIFTAALQHESQTQAGERITPRTLYSGRNRRPVQGPDGPVGYAPPNEDDATYGEISVTYAMDKSVNAVFAQMAQDVGTGKVIDTAHDLGMPDDVDIPKTPAMALGAFGEHSASPLDMAQVYATLADHGKSVPYSLVVKVSKDGRDIGLPDRKPVQSVPRAAVDTTTAMLRSVVESPHGTATVARASGWQSAAKTGTADSDKAAWFAGYTPKLATVVAIMGMDPDKGSQVPLTDSLGPGRVNGGGQPGQVWAQYTADALAGTPKQDFDLQLQAGASPPPQDTEPPSSQPPTTTGPATTTPPPATTTTPPTTPPTSQPPTTEPPTTPPPTQTLNPIGGLTGGGDGGGAGGAGGGTDGGAGGGTGGTGTGGAGPGDGGSGGTTDGGGAQPGGGGG; translated from the coding sequence ATGAGTGAAGCGTCGAGCGCCTCCGGCCGCACCGGCCTGCGCCGCCTGCTGCCCACGTGGCGGATGCTGGTCGGCGGCACGCTGATCGCCCTGCTGCTGCTCGTCGGCGCGTTCTTCGTCGGCTACGCGCTGGTGTCGGTCCCCGACCCGAACGCCGCCGCCGTCGCGCAGAACAACGTCTACCTCTACGCCGACGGCAAGACCGAGATCACCCGCGACGGCGCGGTCAACCGGCAGAACGTCCCGCTCGCCGACGTCGCCAAGACCGCGCAGTACGCGGTGCTCTCCGCGGAGGACCGCACCTTCTACCACGAGTCCGCGGTCAGCCCGAAGGCGATGCTGCGCGCCGCCTGGAACACCGCGACCGGCAAGGGCCGCCAGTCCGGCTCGACGATCACCCAGCAGTACGTCAAGAACTACTACCTCAACCAGAACCAGACGGCGTCGCGGAAGATCAAGGAGTTCTTCATCGCGATCAAGCTGGACCGCAACGAGACCAAGGACCAGATCCTGGAGGGCTACCTCAACACCAGCTACTACGGCCGCAACGCCTACGGCATCCAGGCCGCCTCCCAGGCCTACTTCGGCAAGGACGCCGCCGACCTGACCACCGCGCAGGGCGCGTACCTGGCCACCCTCCTCAACGCGCCCAGCGAGTACGACCTGGCCGCGCACCCGGAGAACGCCCCGGCCGCCAAGGCCCGCTGGAACTACGTCCTGGACGGCATGGTCAAGGAGGGCTGGCTCACCCGGTCCGAGCGCGACGCCACGCCCTTCCCCGCCATCGGCAAGCCCCGGCCGATCGCCAGTAAGGCCGGGCAGCGCGGCTACATCGTCGAGGCGGTCGACCAGTACCTCACCGACCACCACATCGTCAGCAGCGAGGACCTCCAGGCCGGCGGCTACCGCATCGTCACCACCATCCAGAAGCCCAAGGAGGACGCCCTCACCACGGCCGCCCAGCGACACGTCTACGACAAGCGCAGCGACAACAAGGCCGGCCGCGCGGTGCACGCCGGCGCGGTGTCCATCGACCCCGCCACCGGCGACGTGGTCGCCCTCTACGGCGGCGTCGACTACACCAAGCAGTACGTCAGCACCGCCACCAACCACACCTACCAGCCCGGCTCCACCTTCAAGCCGGTGATCTTCACCGCCGCGCTCCAGCACGAGTCGCAGACCCAGGCCGGCGAGCGGATCACCCCGCGCACCCTCTACAGCGGCCGCAACCGCCGGCCCGTCCAGGGCCCCGACGGCCCGGTCGGCTACGCCCCGCCCAACGAGGACGACGCCACCTACGGCGAGATCAGCGTCACCTACGCCATGGACAAGTCCGTCAACGCGGTCTTCGCCCAGATGGCCCAGGACGTCGGCACGGGCAAGGTCATCGACACCGCCCACGACCTGGGCATGCCCGACGACGTCGACATCCCCAAGACGCCCGCGATGGCGCTCGGCGCGTTCGGCGAGCACAGCGCCAGCCCGCTGGACATGGCGCAGGTCTACGCCACCCTCGCCGACCACGGGAAGTCCGTCCCGTACTCGCTGGTCGTCAAGGTGAGCAAGGACGGCAGGGACATCGGGCTGCCCGACCGCAAGCCGGTCCAGTCGGTGCCGCGCGCGGCCGTCGACACCACCACCGCGATGCTGCGCAGCGTCGTGGAGAGCCCGCACGGCACCGCCACCGTGGCCCGCGCCTCCGGCTGGCAGTCCGCGGCCAAGACCGGCACCGCCGACAGCGACAAGGCCGCCTGGTTCGCCGGCTACACGCCCAAGCTCGCCACCGTCGTCGCGATCATGGGCATGGACCCGGACAAGGGCAGCCAGGTCCCGCTGACCGACTCGCTCGGCCCCGGCCGCGTCAACGGCGGCGGCCAGCCCGGCCAGGTCTGGGCCCAGTACACCGCCGACGCGCTGGCCGGCACCCCCAAGCAGGACTTCGACCTGCAGCTCCAGGCCGGCGCGAGCCCGCCGCCGCAGGACACCGAGCCGCCGAGCAGCCAGCCGCCCACCACCACGGGACCGGCGACCACCACGCCGCCGCCGGCCACCACCACGACGCCGCCCACCACCCCGCCGACCAGCCAGCCGCCCACCACCGAGCCCCCGACGACGCCCCCGCCGACCCAGACCCTCAACCCGATCGGCGGGCTCACCGGCGGCGGCGACGGCGGCGGCGCGGGCGGCGCGGGCGGCGGCACGGACGGAGGAGCAGGCGGTGGCACGGGCGGCACCGGGACCGGGGGAGCCGGGCCCGGAGACGGCGGTTCCGGCGGCACCACGGACGGCGGCGGCGCGCAGCCGGGCGGCGGGGGCGGGTGA